The following are encoded in a window of Fusarium verticillioides 7600 chromosome 6, whole genome shotgun sequence genomic DNA:
- a CDS encoding enoyl-[acyl-carrier protein] reductase I — protein sequence MPFATELTKRLGIRVPVVQGGMMHVGTADLASAVSNAGGLGIITALIFPSPEELRKEIQRCRTLTKNPFGVNITLLPAMVPPNYAAYAQAIIDEGIKVVETAGNSPGPVISQLKKAGIIVLHKCTTIRHAQSAVKLGVDFLSIDGFECGGHVGESDITNFILLSKARQTLGIPFIASGGFADGYGLAAALCLGASGVNMGTRFMCTVEAPVHQKVKEEIVRADETDTTLLMRRWRNTTRLFKNKVALEALEVEKKSEKGEFAEIAPFVSGKRGKEVFVNGDTEYGVWTTGQVIGLIHDIPTCDVLVHRIEKEAETALKERLALLVPESKL from the exons ATGCCTTTTGCGACAGAACTCACCAAACGACTCGGCATCAGAG TGCCCGTCGTCCAAGGCGGCATGATGCACGTAGGCACCGCCGACCTCGCCTCAGCCGTCTCCAACGCCGGAGGCCTGGGTATCATCACCGCCCTCATCTTCCCCAGCCCCGAGGAACTGCGCAAGGAGATCCAACGCTGCCGCACCCTCACCAAGAACCCCTTCGGTGTCAACATCACCCTTCTTCCCGCCATGGTGCCCCCGAACTACGCCGCATACGCTcaggccatcatcgacgaggGGATCAAGGTCGTCGAGACCGCAGGAAACTCTCCCGGGCCTGTCATATcgcagttgaagaaggccggCATCATTGTCCTCCACAAGTGCACCACGATTCGCCATGCTCAGAGCGCCGTCAAGCTGGGCGTCGACTTCCTCAGTATCGACGGTTTTGAGTGCGGTGGACACGTCGGCGAGAGCGACATTACAAACTTTATCCTGCTCAGCAAGGCCCGCCAAACTCTCGGCATCCCCTTCATCGCCAGCGGTGGCTTCGCTGATGGTTACGGACTCGCTGCCGCGCTGTGCCTCGGCGCTTCTGGAGTCAACATGGGAACGCGATTCATGTGCACCGTCGAGGCTCCAGTGCAccagaaggtcaaggaggagattgtGCGCGCCGACGAGACCGACACAACCCTCCTCATGCGCAGATGGAGAAACACTACCCGActcttcaagaacaaggttgCCCTGGAGGCtctcgaggtcgagaagaagagtgagaAGGGCGAGTTTGCCGAGATTGCGCCGTTTGTGAGCGGTAAGCGAGGAAAGGAGGTCTTTGTGAACGGCGACACTGAATACGGC GTTTGGACGACCGGCCAAGTTATTGGCCTGATTCATGATATTCCTACATGCGATGTCCTTGTTCACAGAattgagaaggaggccgagacGGCGTTGAAAGAGAGACTCGCGCTCCTGGTGCCCGAGTCAAAGTTATAG